From one Gemella morbillorum genomic stretch:
- a CDS encoding gluconeogenesis factor YvcK family protein: MRTKVKVVTIGGGTGLSVLLRGLKKYPLDITAIVTVADDGGSSGKIRSDMNIPSPGDIRNVIAALSDVEPYLEKMFQYRFDSGEVKGHPVGNLMLAAMTDIHGDFTTAVKVMSKILNVRGKVLPTTNDIATLNAVLSTGEIIRGESSITEAGGIIDHVYITPSRVRPNEDVLKAIEEADYIIMGPGSLYTSIIPNLVISNVSERIRESEAKKIYVCNVMTQHGETDNYTVSDHIKAINKHVEENIFDIVIANSREFDSKVLEKYHKEKQEAVRIDYEEINKLGIELIENRDVGIVENNVIRHNAEKVSELIYDYIIDDKPTMIYNKR, translated from the coding sequence ATGAGAACAAAAGTAAAAGTAGTAACTATAGGTGGAGGAACAGGCTTATCTGTTCTTCTTAGAGGATTAAAGAAGTATCCTCTGGATATAACAGCAATAGTTACTGTAGCAGATGATGGGGGAAGTTCTGGAAAAATTAGAAGTGATATGAATATTCCATCTCCTGGAGATATAAGGAATGTTATAGCGGCTTTATCAGATGTTGAGCCGTACTTGGAGAAGATGTTTCAATATAGATTTGACTCTGGAGAAGTAAAAGGCCATCCAGTAGGAAACTTAATGTTAGCTGCAATGACGGATATTCATGGTGATTTTACAACAGCGGTAAAAGTAATGAGTAAAATACTAAATGTACGTGGTAAGGTATTACCAACAACAAATGATATTGCAACACTTAATGCGGTGTTGTCTACTGGAGAAATTATTCGTGGTGAGTCATCGATAACTGAAGCCGGTGGGATTATTGATCATGTTTATATAACCCCGTCTAGAGTCAGACCTAATGAGGATGTGTTAAAAGCAATTGAAGAGGCGGATTACATTATCATGGGGCCAGGTAGTCTATATACATCTATAATTCCAAATTTAGTAATTTCTAATGTATCAGAAAGAATACGCGAGAGTGAAGCTAAAAAGATATATGTTTGCAACGTCATGACACAACATGGTGAAACGGATAATTATACTGTTTCAGATCATATAAAGGCTATAAATAAACATGTTGAAGAAAATATTTTCGATATAGTTATTGCTAATTCACGTGAGTTCGATTCGAAAGTTTTAGAAAAATATCACAAAGAAAAACAAGAAGCTGTTCGAATTGACTATGAAGAAATAAATAAATTGGGAATTGAATTAATAGAAAATAGAGATGTTGGAATCGTTGAAAATAATGTGATTAGACACAATGCAGAAAAAGTTTCTGAATTAATTTATGATTATATTATAGACGACAAGCCAACAATGATTTATAATAAGAGATAA
- the rapZ gene encoding RNase adapter RapZ: MKKKLVIITGISGAGKNTALSIFESQGYFCTDNLPGLLVEDFLRIIEEKEIDKTAISIDIRSKHLHVDLKELFKKIQHNEYFDLKIIFLDSEDQVLVNRYKETRKNHPLSTEYSLLEGIKQERRAMDGVKGIANYIYDTTNLKVKDLQQKILADFGIEKKDSYHITVSSFGYKYGLPIDADNIVDVRFLKNPFYINELREKTGQDAEVFDYVFSDSMTQEFYEKYKDLIVYMIDKYQYEGRDKVAIAIGCTGGKHRSVSIARKIHEDISKLGYKVYLEHRDIDKGR; this comes from the coding sequence ATGAAAAAAAAATTAGTAATAATTACGGGAATAAGTGGAGCAGGTAAGAATACAGCGTTAAGTATTTTTGAAAGTCAAGGATATTTTTGTACAGATAATCTACCTGGACTTTTAGTTGAGGATTTTTTACGTATAATTGAAGAAAAAGAGATAGACAAAACGGCTATTAGTATAGATATTCGAAGTAAGCATCTTCATGTTGATTTAAAAGAATTATTTAAAAAAATTCAGCATAATGAATATTTTGACTTAAAGATTATCTTTTTAGATAGTGAAGATCAAGTTTTGGTTAATCGTTATAAAGAAACGAGAAAAAATCATCCATTATCGACAGAATATAGTCTTCTCGAAGGTATAAAACAAGAGCGTCGCGCTATGGATGGAGTTAAAGGTATTGCAAACTACATTTATGATACTACTAATTTAAAGGTAAAAGATTTGCAACAAAAAATATTGGCAGATTTTGGAATAGAAAAGAAAGATAGTTATCATATAACGGTCTCTAGTTTCGGTTATAAATATGGGTTACCCATTGATGCTGATAACATAGTGGATGTTAGATTTTTAAAAAATCCATTTTATATAAATGAGCTTCGTGAAAAAACTGGACAAGATGCAGAAGTGTTCGATTATGTTTTTTCAGATAGTATGACACAGGAATTTTATGAGAAATATAAAGATTTAATAGTTTATATGATTGATAAGTATCAGTATGAAGGGCGAGATAAAGTAGCGATTGCAATAGGTTGTACTGGAGGGAAGCATCGCTCAGTAAGTATTGCTCGAAAAATACATGAAGATATTTCGAAATTAGGATATAAAGTTTATCTTGAACATCGAGATATAGACAAGGGTAGGTAG
- a CDS encoding transglycosylase domain-containing protein, with protein sequence MAENNNERLSRRDKHSTEKKTVMPGGYISRKNINSSKTNEQQRRAINEEVMRRRAQKLKSSQQTSSNSPQGQHGLGGRGGNPNGRRPLPPGRISKPNFNNGKKGLWLKILRYGLYAASIAIISIFLLCVFWIYQAPAFDSKILDNNSRTVVYDVNNNEVAKLGNQVGENLEASDIPEKMQEAILATEDNRFFEHGAVDYRRLVKAVFSNLTSGFGSQGGSTISQQLIKRTFLDDNKSVKRKVQEAYLAYKLEQNYDKESIFTMYVNRIYYSDGVYGLKTAAKYYYGKELSQLTLPQMALLAGLPQHPNTYNPYDNAEAAKTRRDTVLYLMQYHGKITEQEATAAKNTDVLAGIVKRNENERVILSSEFDSKYTSYMNEIVRELKNSKEYKDYEGDVLNLGLKIYTNFDPKIQDSLSTSMSSNLVGIKQASNVSMVVLNNENSGIAALYGGKNQTFHGYNIATQAKLQAGSSIKPILAYGPAIEYLNWGSGQTIEDKAIPGTQIQNWDRQYHGNITMNNALTWSYNIPAIKAYQQVGFERVKQYAANVGMEVKDDSITTPIGGSSDGYSPLQMAAAYVPFSNGGYYATPKAIKKVYDSEGTEIKSFSTDDRKRVIKESTAYIITSMLRNVVNGTAAYARISGADMAVKTGTTTFGEAEAQKYGFDINNYSKDSWTIGYTSNYTLAVWQGFDAIDGPTKFMTQQDTQRTQMLYRLNMQNIVRIHPPKGFNVPGNVGSIDGGVRVISDSERRQIEEQQRRAQEERNRSENNNSDNDDKDSNTTNNRNNNSNNSGNTASNNRSNRNNNNSNNG encoded by the coding sequence ATGGCAGAAAATAATAACGAGCGTTTATCGAGAAGAGATAAGCATTCAACAGAGAAAAAGACAGTTATGCCAGGTGGATATATATCTAGAAAAAATATTAATAGTTCAAAAACAAATGAACAACAAAGGCGAGCAATAAATGAAGAAGTGATGAGAAGACGTGCTCAAAAACTTAAAAGTAGTCAGCAAACGTCGTCAAATTCACCTCAAGGACAACATGGTTTAGGAGGGAGAGGGGGTAATCCTAACGGAAGAAGACCCCTACCACCAGGAAGAATAAGTAAGCCAAATTTCAATAATGGGAAAAAAGGACTATGGCTGAAAATTTTGAGATATGGTCTATATGCCGCAAGTATTGCTATCATTTCAATATTTTTACTATGTGTATTTTGGATTTATCAAGCACCAGCTTTTGATTCGAAAATATTAGATAACAATAGTAGGACAGTTGTTTATGATGTAAATAATAATGAGGTAGCTAAACTTGGTAATCAAGTTGGTGAAAATTTAGAAGCATCTGATATTCCTGAAAAAATGCAGGAGGCAATATTAGCAACGGAGGATAATAGATTCTTTGAACATGGAGCAGTAGACTATCGCCGATTAGTAAAAGCTGTCTTTTCTAATCTTACGAGTGGTTTTGGTTCTCAAGGGGGATCTACAATTTCACAGCAGCTTATTAAAAGAACGTTTCTAGATGATAATAAGAGTGTAAAACGTAAAGTTCAGGAAGCATACTTAGCTTATAAATTAGAACAAAATTATGATAAAGAGTCTATTTTTACTATGTATGTAAATAGAATTTATTATTCAGATGGTGTTTATGGATTGAAAACAGCAGCGAAGTATTACTATGGTAAAGAATTAAGTCAATTAACATTGCCGCAAATGGCACTACTTGCTGGATTACCTCAACATCCTAATACTTATAATCCATATGATAATGCAGAAGCGGCTAAAACACGTCGTGATACAGTACTTTATTTAATGCAATATCACGGGAAAATTACTGAACAAGAAGCAACTGCTGCTAAAAACACAGATGTACTTGCAGGTATAGTGAAAAGAAATGAAAATGAACGTGTTATTCTTTCTAGTGAGTTTGATAGTAAATACACTTCATATATGAATGAAATAGTTAGAGAACTTAAGAATAGTAAAGAATATAAGGATTATGAAGGAGACGTGCTAAACTTAGGACTTAAGATTTACACTAATTTCGATCCGAAAATCCAAGATTCATTAAGTACAAGTATGAGTAGTAATTTAGTAGGTATAAAACAGGCAAGTAATGTATCGATGGTTGTTTTAAATAATGAAAATAGTGGAATTGCGGCTTTATATGGTGGGAAAAATCAGACTTTCCATGGATATAATATAGCAACGCAAGCGAAGTTACAAGCTGGATCATCAATTAAACCAATTTTGGCTTATGGACCAGCTATTGAGTACTTAAATTGGGGATCAGGGCAAACAATAGAAGATAAAGCAATACCTGGCACTCAAATTCAAAACTGGGATAGACAATACCATGGTAATATTACGATGAATAATGCATTAACATGGTCATATAATATACCAGCGATTAAAGCATATCAGCAAGTTGGATTTGAAAGAGTTAAGCAATATGCAGCTAATGTAGGCATGGAAGTAAAAGATGATTCTATAACAACGCCGATAGGAGGAAGTAGTGATGGTTATTCACCACTTCAAATGGCTGCAGCCTATGTACCATTCAGCAATGGAGGATATTATGCGACGCCAAAAGCTATTAAAAAAGTTTATGACAGTGAAGGTACAGAGATAAAGAGTTTTAGTACTGATGACAGAAAGAGAGTTATCAAAGAGTCTACAGCGTATATAATAACATCAATGTTACGTAACGTAGTTAATGGGACAGCAGCTTATGCACGTATAAGTGGAGCAGATATGGCGGTTAAAACAGGAACTACAACTTTTGGTGAAGCTGAAGCACAAAAATATGGCTTTGATATAAATAACTATTCAAAAGATTCTTGGACAATAGGATACACGAGTAATTATACTTTAGCTGTATGGCAAGGGTTTGATGCTATTGATGGACCAACTAAATTTATGACACAACAAGATACACAAAGAACACAAATGTTATATAGATTGAATATGCAAAATATAGTTCGTATTCATCCGCCTAAAGGATTTAATGTTCCAGGAAATGTTGGTTCAATAGATGGTGGTGTAAGGGTTATTTCAGATAGTGAACGCCGTCAAATAGAAGAGCAGCAAAGAAGAGCGCAAGAAGAAAGAAATCGTTCTGAGAATAATAATTCAGATAACGATGATAAAGATTCTAACACGACGAACAATAGAAATAACAACTCAAATAATAGTGGAAATACCGCTTCTAATAATAGATCAAACAGAAATAACAATAATTCAAATAATGGATAA
- the ppdK gene encoding pyruvate, phosphate dikinase → MTKKYVYNFSEGNKDMRSLLGGKGANLAEMKSLGINVPPGFTITTESCNSYYENGERIKPEILKQINDQLATLEKEIGKKLGSLENPLLVSVRSGAVFSMPGMMDTILNLGLNDETTIVLAKKNNNYRFAYDSYRRFIQMFSDVVMNVEKYKFEEVLTRVKAENGYAQDSDMNEKDLFKVVEEFKAIYRKEVGRDFPMSVKEQLMLAVEAVFKSWNNNRAKVYRRLHNISDKLGTAVNIQAMVFGNMGDNCGTGVSFSRNPVTGEDKLFGEYLINAQGEDVVAGIRTPKNISILEEDMPHLYEEFVDISKKLERHYKDMQDIEFTIEDGKLYILQTRNAKRTPNAVVEVAVSLVEEGVITKEEAILRIGTEEINKLLHATFEEKSLKGAKQLTQGLAASPGAAVGKIYFSAEDAVEAAKTEAVVLVREETSPEDIEGMVSSEAIVTLRGGMTSHAAVVARGMGKCCVCGCQNMIIDYKEKTLRISDLVLREGDTISVDGSSGKVYLGEVEKVEATFSSRFKKLLSWADEIRQMSVFANADNEIDAKVAFEFGAEGIGLCRTEHMFFEEDRISLVRKMILAADTTERVKFLDRLQPIQSEDFYKIFKAANGKSVNIRLLDPPLHEFLPKDDKTIEVIAEELNVTASQLKSKVASIAEFNPMMGHRGCRLGITYPEIYLMQAKAISSAAIRARKEGIDVNVEIMIPLVGLEKELSTLRDQIVELVEKEIHLYNAEFNYKVGTMIEIPRACLIADKIAKHADFFSFGTNDLTQLTFGYSRDDAEKFIDIYKKKNILESDPFVHLDESGVLELMQLAVQKARETKPAIKLGICGEHGGDEKSILLCSKLGLGYVSCSPYRVIIARIAAAKAAIGDVEASSTK, encoded by the coding sequence ATGACAAAAAAATATGTTTATAATTTCAGTGAAGGAAATAAAGATATGAGATCTTTACTGGGAGGAAAAGGTGCAAATCTTGCAGAAATGAAGAGCTTAGGGATAAATGTACCTCCTGGATTTACTATTACAACAGAAAGCTGTAATAGCTATTATGAAAATGGGGAAAGAATAAAACCTGAAATTTTAAAACAAATAAATGACCAATTAGCAACACTAGAAAAAGAAATTGGGAAGAAATTAGGTAGCTTAGAAAATCCATTGTTAGTTTCAGTGCGTAGTGGTGCAGTGTTCTCAATGCCAGGGATGATGGATACAATCTTAAACTTAGGATTAAATGATGAGACTACTATAGTATTAGCGAAGAAAAATAACAATTATCGTTTTGCGTATGATAGTTATCGTCGTTTTATTCAAATGTTTTCTGATGTTGTTATGAACGTTGAAAAATACAAATTCGAAGAAGTTTTAACACGTGTTAAGGCAGAAAATGGCTATGCACAAGATAGTGATATGAATGAAAAAGACTTATTTAAAGTAGTTGAAGAATTCAAAGCTATTTACAGAAAAGAAGTAGGCCGTGATTTCCCAATGAGTGTAAAAGAGCAACTTATGCTTGCAGTTGAGGCGGTATTCAAGTCTTGGAATAATAATCGTGCTAAAGTTTACCGTAGATTACATAATATAAGCGATAAGCTGGGTACAGCTGTTAATATTCAAGCAATGGTATTTGGGAATATGGGAGATAATTGTGGTACGGGAGTATCATTCAGCAGAAATCCAGTAACAGGTGAAGATAAACTTTTTGGAGAATATTTAATAAATGCTCAAGGGGAAGACGTAGTAGCAGGTATTAGAACTCCGAAAAATATTAGTATTTTAGAAGAAGATATGCCACATCTTTATGAAGAATTTGTTGACATCTCTAAAAAACTGGAAAGACATTATAAAGATATGCAAGATATCGAGTTCACAATTGAAGATGGAAAATTATATATCCTTCAAACTCGTAATGCGAAAAGAACTCCTAATGCGGTTGTAGAAGTAGCGGTATCTTTAGTAGAAGAAGGGGTTATAACTAAAGAGGAAGCTATTTTAAGAATAGGAACTGAAGAAATTAATAAACTTTTACATGCAACATTCGAAGAGAAAAGTCTAAAAGGTGCAAAACAACTGACACAAGGGTTAGCAGCATCACCAGGTGCGGCTGTAGGTAAAATATACTTTTCAGCAGAAGATGCAGTAGAAGCTGCAAAAACAGAAGCAGTAGTTTTAGTTCGTGAAGAAACTTCTCCAGAAGATATTGAGGGGATGGTTAGTTCTGAAGCGATAGTTACTCTTAGAGGTGGAATGACATCACATGCTGCTGTAGTAGCACGCGGAATGGGTAAATGTTGTGTTTGTGGATGTCAAAACATGATTATCGATTACAAAGAGAAAACTCTAAGAATTTCTGACTTAGTTTTACGTGAAGGTGATACAATTTCTGTTGATGGAAGTAGTGGTAAAGTTTATCTTGGAGAAGTTGAGAAGGTTGAAGCAACGTTTAGTTCAAGATTTAAAAAATTATTAAGTTGGGCAGATGAAATTCGTCAAATGAGTGTTTTTGCAAATGCAGATAATGAAATTGATGCAAAAGTTGCTTTTGAGTTTGGAGCTGAGGGTATAGGACTTTGCAGAACGGAACATATGTTCTTTGAAGAAGATAGAATTAGCTTAGTAAGAAAAATGATTTTAGCAGCTGACACAACTGAAAGGGTGAAATTCTTAGATAGATTACAACCAATTCAAAGTGAAGATTTCTATAAAATATTTAAGGCTGCTAATGGTAAATCAGTTAATATTCGTCTATTAGACCCACCTCTACATGAATTTTTACCAAAAGATGATAAAACAATAGAAGTTATAGCAGAAGAGCTAAATGTAACAGCATCTCAATTGAAATCTAAAGTAGCTAGTATTGCAGAATTCAACCCGATGATGGGACACCGAGGCTGCCGTTTAGGTATTACTTATCCGGAAATTTATCTAATGCAAGCTAAAGCTATTAGTTCAGCAGCGATAAGAGCTAGAAAAGAAGGAATAGATGTTAATGTTGAAATTATGATTCCACTAGTAGGTTTAGAGAAAGAATTGTCAACACTTAGAGATCAAATAGTAGAATTAGTTGAAAAAGAGATTCATTTGTATAATGCAGAGTTTAATTATAAAGTAGGTACTATGATAGAAATACCACGCGCATGCTTAATTGCAGATAAGATTGCAAAACATGCTGATTTCTTCAGTTTTGGTACAAACGACTTAACACAACTTACTTTCGGTTATTCTAGAGATGACGCCGAGAAATTTATCGACATTTATAAAAAGAAAAATATTCTAGAATCTGATCCTTTTGTTCATTTAGATGAAAGTGGAGTGCTAGAGTTGATGCAACTTGCGGTTCAAAAAGCTCGTGAGACAAAACCAGCTATTAAACTTGGAATTTGTGGAGAGCACGGAGGAGATGAAAAATCAATTCTTCTATGTTCTAAACTAGGTTTAGGTTATGTATCTTGTTCTCCATATCGTGTAATAATTGCGCGTATAGCAGCAGCTAAAGCAGCAATAGGGGATGTAGAAGCTTCTTCAACAAAATAA
- a CDS encoding pyruvate, water dikinase regulatory protein, with protein MLTVHIISDSIGNTAKDVVDAALIQFSYGQVKYKVLKNSNVCTKERIASIIENIAEDDVVVQTLVDKELAKYARQLAEEKNVKVIDLLSDMLNIFEEKLKVKSENNPGLIRKMGAEYFKRVDALEFAVKYDDGKDINGFKEADVIILGVSRTSKTPLSLYLANRNIKVMNVPIVKDLILPEELYEAKRKIVGLTNSVEQLNKLRGERLKALGVNHGTDYTDEMRIFEELEYALGIMEKIGCPVIDVHNKAIEETAEIIIGIMRERGLEV; from the coding sequence ATGTTAACTGTACACATAATTTCAGATTCCATAGGTAATACTGCGAAAGATGTAGTTGATGCTGCGTTAATTCAGTTTTCTTATGGCCAAGTAAAATATAAAGTTTTAAAAAACTCTAATGTTTGCACAAAAGAAAGAATAGCTTCAATTATAGAAAATATAGCAGAAGATGATGTAGTTGTCCAAACATTAGTAGATAAAGAACTAGCAAAATATGCAAGACAGCTTGCAGAAGAAAAAAATGTTAAAGTTATTGATCTATTAAGTGATATGCTGAATATTTTTGAAGAAAAATTAAAAGTTAAATCTGAGAATAATCCAGGTTTAATTAGAAAAATGGGAGCAGAGTATTTTAAAAGGGTAGATGCATTAGAATTTGCTGTAAAATACGATGATGGCAAAGATATAAATGGGTTTAAAGAAGCGGATGTGATAATTTTGGGAGTATCGCGTACTTCTAAGACGCCACTTAGTTTATATTTAGCAAATAGAAATATTAAAGTTATGAATGTTCCGATAGTCAAGGATCTAATTTTACCGGAAGAATTGTATGAGGCTAAACGTAAAATTGTTGGATTAACGAATTCTGTGGAGCAGCTTAATAAGTTGAGGGGAGAACGACTAAAAGCACTTGGAGTTAATCATGGGACGGATTATACGGATGAGATGCGAATCTTTGAAGAGTTGGAATATGCACTAGGTATCATGGAAAAAATTGGGTGTCCTGTAATCGATGTGCATAACAAAGCAATTGAGGAAACAGCAGAAATAATTATTGGGATTATGAGAGAAAGAGGACTTGAGGTTTAA
- a CDS encoding CBS domain-containing protein, translating into MKLTERHKAIIEIVKEFEPITSDEIAERLSLGKSTLRNDLAVLGMLEVLEAKPNVGYYYNYNFLPGEQREEVKRKSVKEIMGIAITAKSTASYSEVLSKLFIYDVGTIFIVNEENHLVGVTSRKDMLKLARNADADSLPIALAMTRVPNVIYIHEDELVSDALRKIILHEIDCLPVVREDNGNKIIVGKVSKTTLIKLLLEILEG; encoded by the coding sequence ATGAAATTAACAGAGAGACATAAAGCTATAATTGAAATAGTAAAAGAGTTTGAACCAATTACTAGTGATGAAATTGCAGAAAGACTCTCTTTAGGAAAATCTACACTTAGGAATGATTTAGCGGTTCTTGGCATGTTAGAAGTGCTAGAGGCAAAACCAAATGTGGGATATTATTACAATTATAACTTTTTACCAGGGGAGCAAAGAGAAGAAGTAAAAAGGAAATCTGTTAAAGAAATAATGGGGATAGCTATAACAGCTAAAAGTACAGCAAGTTATTCTGAAGTATTATCGAAGTTATTTATTTATGATGTAGGCACTATTTTTATAGTTAATGAAGAGAATCATTTAGTTGGAGTTACTTCTAGAAAAGATATGTTGAAACTAGCAAGAAATGCCGATGCTGATTCATTACCTATAGCACTTGCTATGACACGCGTTCCTAATGTAATTTATATTCATGAGGATGAATTAGTAAGTGATGCATTAAGGAAAATTATTTTGCATGAGATTGACTGTTTACCGGTTGTCAGGGAGGACAATGGTAATAAGATAATCGTAGGTAAAGTTTCAAAAACTACATTGATAAAATTATTACTAGAGATACTGGAGGGTTAA
- a CDS encoding LPXTG cell wall anchor domain-containing protein, with product MNLLSIDTLPNTGEVVKNYGAYIGIAVILLVIIFLFWKKKNNKDE from the coding sequence ATGAATTTATTATCTATTGATACATTACCTAACACTGGTGAAGTAGTTAAAAATTATGGAGCGTATATAGGTATTGCTGTTATTCTCTTAGTTATAATCTTCCTTTTTTGGAAAAAGAAAAACAACAAAGATGAATAA